The genomic DNA AAAGAAATCAACACCATTTTGGGGATGCAAGAGAACAAACCAGTGCTTCGTCATCGAATACAAATTTCACCCGAGTCGACTGAGGAAAAAAAATGGATACGTTGATTAGTAAGTTAAGCAAAGGCAAGGACAAACCGGTAATAACTTAACTAGTACATATGTCCTTCTTTCTGTTACCCATGTTAAGCAGCAACAAACATAAAATACTATGTTCAGTATACCAATTTGACATAGCTGGAGCCTCAGAAACACTCAGGTTTTTATTCATAAATGGTAACTAACATCATAAGCAACAAAGTTCCATTTGCCGTCCCCATAACCTTGAATTTTGTCAGGAAGTGGTGCCTAACTCTCTTAATAACCAAAATGGGAAGTTGGTATCTCACCGCATACGTAAATGGGGTTGTACTATGTCCTGATTAGTTATTGCTCTTCGCAAGCAATGTATATGTCTGCGTTCTTTCTATAGCTTGGTTGCTTTTTGTAGTTCTTTACCTTCAGATTTATTATACTAAATCATTTTCATTAATCAAAAAACAGAAATTAAGCAGGTACAAATGCAAATTACCTGGACTAGTAACAACAATCCAATGAGACCAACCGGTACCGCCCCAAATAGATTATCAGTATATGCTAATCCACCGGCTAAGCCTGTTTATAACGAGAAGGATGTTATGTTGCTCTAATCGAATTTCATCAAAACAAGTAACTGTTGCAGAACAACTAAGCTTATTACCAACAAATTCAAGGCAAATTCCAACATCTAGGCAACAATGAGTAGAAAGGGCATCAAGTATGACCGAATTGGATCCAAATATTGCATCGTGAGTAAAGATTAATCCGATACTCACCAAGAAAGGCAACTGGTAATCGGTAATCTGGGTCGGGAATCACAGTTTCTCTTTTCACAACAGTAGTCTTTTTTCTTCCCATTCCAAACTGGCAATAACCAACCATGATTAAGGACTAGAAAATGAAGATAATGTATGTGTGGAAATTGAGAGTTTCAAGTCCTACTAACCATTGATTTGACAACAAAACTGCCATGAGATTTGGAAATAACCCCATTTTTGTTACTCAAGAACAAACTCTGAGTAGTATCCATTAATCTACATTTTCTTGCTTCTCCATCTAATGAAAAACAGCAATTATCATCCTTTTCGAAAAAATGTCACTCTAAGATTTAAGTTTTTAGTATAGTGTAAAAAAATGCTTACTTGGAGATAGGAGAAGATGAGAAGCTGATAAGAAACTTGTTGCCATTTTTTTTCTTACAAATTTTTGTGTGGCTCAGTCGAGGTTCCTTCTAGGACATGACTAGTGATGTTTTTACTATAATACCCTTATTTGGTTCGAGAAGATAAGGGTTGTTACGGTAAATAAGTGGTTAAATTTGTCTGAATATTCGGAGATTCCCTTATCTGTTCGGTTCTCTCTTCTGCTTCCCACCACTAAACAGAGTGATAGACAGACTCTGTTTTTGCAG from Papaver somniferum cultivar HN1 unplaced genomic scaffold, ASM357369v1 unplaced-scaffold_24, whole genome shotgun sequence includes the following:
- the LOC113341002 gene encoding uncharacterized protein LOC113341002; this translates as MATSFLSASHLLLSPNGEARKCRLMDTTQSLFLSNKNGVISKSHGSFVVKSMFGMGRKKTTVVKRETVIPDPDYRLPVAFLGLAGGLAYTDNLFGAVPVGLIGLLLLVQSTRVKFVFDDEALEVKIGEQLEESGENAFVGGKNRWKYSSFVNWELWWPNFPILVYFKETQTKPEGQIHFFPVIFNGKQLYDVMVERAGPSKTSGPK